A stretch of the Archangium violaceum genome encodes the following:
- a CDS encoding DUF962 domain-containing protein, which produces MLKPHTQALFDEYISSHQHPTNRLTHKIAIPLIVLHIVAMLDWVRLASVPWLPGGSLTLAFVSWILASIWYLRADAKLGLIVSVAMALCIPLGRLLPVWTVVGIAVFGWLVQLAGHAVWEKKSPSFFTNLIHALVGPLFFVALLTGDYKLGAQTRGTPETAS; this is translated from the coding sequence ATGCTCAAGCCCCATACCCAGGCCCTGTTCGACGAGTACATCTCCTCCCACCAACACCCCACCAATCGCCTCACCCACAAGATCGCCATTCCCCTCATCGTCCTGCACATCGTCGCGATGCTGGACTGGGTGCGGCTGGCGTCCGTGCCCTGGCTGCCCGGTGGCTCGCTCACGCTGGCCTTCGTGTCCTGGATCCTCGCGTCCATCTGGTACCTGCGCGCCGACGCGAAGCTGGGACTCATCGTCTCCGTGGCCATGGCCCTCTGCATCCCCCTGGGCCGGCTCCTCCCCGTCTGGACCGTCGTCGGCATCGCCGTCTTCGGCTGGCTCGTCCAGCTCGCCGGCCACGCCGTCTGGGAGAAGAAGTCCCCCTCCTTCTTCACCAACCTCATCCACGCCCTCGTCGGCCCCCTCTTCTTCGTCGCCCTCCTCACGGGCGACTACAAGCTCGGCGCCCAGACCCGGGGCACCCCCGAGACCGCCAGCTAG